A single genomic interval of Camelina sativa cultivar DH55 chromosome 11, Cs, whole genome shotgun sequence harbors:
- the LOC104728520 gene encoding uncharacterized protein LOC104728520, whose amino-acid sequence MIANASYEAALILIRNGESLWNEKNLFTGCVDVPLTEKGVEEAIEAGKRISNIPVDVIFTSSLIRAQMTAMLAMIQHRRKKVPIILHDESEQAKTWSQVFSDEIKNQSIPVIPAWQLNERMYGELQGLNKKETAEKYGKQQVHEWRRSYDIPPPMGESLEMCAERAVASFFLLRYALSPFNYYCTMSIFFLLKINQSVSEV is encoded by the exons tGAAGCAGCTTTGATATTGATTAGGAATGGAGAATCTTTATGGAATGAGAAGAATCTTTTTACAGGTTGTGTTGATGTGCCATTGACAGAGAAAGGTGTTGAAGAAGCTATTGAAGCAGGGAAGAGGATTAGTAACATACCTGTTGATGTTATCTTCACATCTTCTTTAATCCGTGCTCAGATGACGGCAATGCTTGCTATGATTCAGCACCGTCGTAAGAAG GTTCCTATCATCTTGCATGATGAAAGCGAACAGGCGAAAACTTGGAGTCAAGTCTTTAGTgatgaaattaaaaaccaatCTATTCCTGTCATACCCGCTTGGCAGCTCAATGAAAGAAT GTATGGAGAATTGCAAGGTCTTAACAAGAAAGAAACAGCAGAAAAATACGGGAAACAGCAAGTTCACGAATGGCGTAGGAGTTATGATATCCCACCTCCAATGGGAGAGAGCTTGGAGATGTGTGCTGAAAGAGCAGTTGCTTCATTCTTTTTATTGAGATATGCATTGTCTCCTTTTAACTACTACTGTAcaatgtctattttttttcttcttaaaatcaACCAAAGTGTGAGTGAAGTTTAG